A stretch of Lactiplantibacillus brownii DNA encodes these proteins:
- a CDS encoding metal ABC transporter solute-binding protein — MLLGLAGCRQARSQNTPSDKLSVVTTTNFYGEVAKAVGGKRVQVKAVIKSPTVDPHDYEPTSKVATQVAQADIVVANGLGYDNWMAKLVKNAPKAKFVQVGEDVMGKQVGVNEHLWYDPTTMPKLAIALAKQYGQAQPKHKAYFQKRAQAYIATLKPIQQELTQLRQRADQLTHCQVLVSEPVFDDALTAMGFKVSNVAFENAIEKGTDPSPQVIKTMQKDLKTHQVAFFVQNKQVTDHLVTAMVDLAKKQNVPVLQVTETMPAHQNYRQWMLSQYRQLNQLLTTK; from the coding sequence ATGCTACTTGGACTCGCCGGTTGTCGGCAAGCACGGTCGCAGAATACGCCGTCGGATAAGTTGTCCGTTGTTACGACGACAAATTTTTACGGTGAAGTTGCCAAAGCCGTTGGGGGTAAACGGGTACAGGTCAAGGCGGTGATTAAATCGCCAACCGTTGATCCGCATGATTATGAACCGACGAGTAAAGTTGCGACCCAAGTTGCGCAGGCCGATATTGTGGTGGCGAACGGTCTAGGCTACGATAACTGGATGGCAAAACTGGTTAAAAATGCACCGAAGGCCAAGTTTGTGCAAGTTGGGGAAGATGTTATGGGCAAGCAAGTGGGGGTCAATGAGCACCTTTGGTATGACCCGACCACGATGCCTAAGTTGGCGATAGCGTTAGCCAAGCAATATGGGCAAGCACAGCCGAAGCACAAAGCCTATTTTCAGAAACGGGCGCAAGCGTATATTGCTACGCTCAAACCAATTCAACAGGAATTAACTCAGTTACGGCAGCGCGCTGATCAACTGACTCATTGCCAAGTTTTGGTTAGTGAGCCTGTTTTTGACGACGCGTTAACTGCAATGGGATTTAAAGTCAGTAACGTGGCATTTGAGAACGCGATTGAAAAGGGTACCGATCCGTCACCGCAAGTGATTAAAACCATGCAAAAAGATTTGAAAACCCATCAAGTCGCTTTCTTTGTGCAAAATAAACAAGTGACCGATCATTTGGTCACGGCGATGGTCGATTTAGCTAAAAAACAGAACGTCCCCGTTTTACAAGTTACCGAGACCATGCCTGCTCACCAAAACTATCGGCAGTGGATGCTCAGTCAGTATCGGCAATTAAATCAGTTGTTAACGACAAAATAA
- a CDS encoding matrixin family metalloprotease: MKFVKRSFWSLVAIIAVIWGVQNRTTLVPVVWATASNVQAKVSAALSGRLGSQLISSDAESSSQSQTTTHSSQTASSASAASSTTASSASDDTASSATTADATPVESIVQNVKLSKTYYYYFDKELSAAGRQVFKDAIAEYNQTGIVHLVAGSAPKDSNSIAFTVYHKKMPQGETSIELGEGGPKIYQQVSWQGTRNHNQATASLNGDYGMAYSDAVAVHELGHALGLDHSTDLKSVMYPVSQGRTQLTANDLAALRSIYQS, from the coding sequence GTGAAATTTGTAAAACGTTCCTTCTGGTCGCTAGTGGCAATTATTGCTGTTATCTGGGGCGTCCAGAATCGAACCACGTTAGTCCCAGTTGTTTGGGCAACTGCCAGTAATGTTCAGGCAAAAGTATCGGCGGCACTTTCTGGTCGTTTAGGTAGTCAGTTAATCAGTTCAGACGCGGAAAGTTCCAGTCAGTCTCAGACAACCACCCATTCAAGTCAGACGGCGAGTTCAGCCAGTGCGGCTAGCTCGACAACTGCCAGTTCAGCTAGCGATGATACTGCTAGTTCAGCCACCACGGCGGATGCCACGCCGGTGGAGTCAATTGTTCAAAACGTCAAATTGTCAAAAACTTATTATTACTATTTTGATAAAGAATTATCGGCGGCTGGTCGCCAAGTCTTTAAAGATGCGATTGCGGAATATAACCAGACTGGGATTGTGCATTTAGTGGCTGGATCAGCACCTAAAGATAGTAACTCGATTGCTTTTACGGTCTATCATAAAAAGATGCCACAAGGTGAGACCAGTATTGAATTAGGTGAAGGTGGGCCCAAAATCTATCAACAAGTGAGTTGGCAAGGCACGCGGAATCATAACCAAGCGACTGCTAGTTTGAACGGTGATTATGGGATGGCTTATAGCGATGCGGTCGCGGTCCATGAATTGGGACATGCGCTGGGACTGGATCACAGCACTGATCTCAAATCAGTGATGTATCCCGTCAGTCAAGGTCGGACGCAATTGACTGCTAATGATTTAGCAGCGTTACGATCCATATATCAATCCTAA
- a CDS encoding acyltransferase family protein codes for MRIKWFSFVRIAGLLLVLTYHFFKNTYPGGFIGVDIFFTFSGFLITALMLDEFAATQHFQLLAFYRRRFYRIVPPLVLSILVVVPLTYLISPNYITGLGKQIAAAIGFTTNYFEIMTGGSYESKFMPHLFVHTWSLAVEMHFYLIWGFLMAIFTQIIRRFNFDNARKAQIFRLSVGIVSLILALESFTAMAIGSAGLTDFSKVYFSSVTHSFPFFVGALLASFTGIKSIPRAFERLMAHANAFVVSFELILTFAVLGLLGLRLQFSSRATYTGGILLASLLAALAILLARMLHHCTPNQQEPRWATFIADISYSLYLYHWPLFVIFSQLVSVPWAVVITLVIGIPCSALSYYIIEPLIAGKQPHALHNFHDLRPLKQGLLAATVALMAVTGYTAYHAPVLTGLERQLWIGGIYQAADQMTTTKNVVMAAVKQHKVKLNATAKIQAPKGVSIIGDSVTLGTRDYLGKHVADSTIDAKGERTMDLAYQVMMTQQKNHVLRQNVVICIGTNALDGWQAQLDHLIRDLEPGHHLILVTPYDQRATPDWNSSKVADYERTLPAKFDFITVSDWQRLAAKHPEVFKGTDGVHFAGRESGDIIYAQAVNDGLKAAAKTPLKK; via the coding sequence ATGCGGATTAAATGGTTTAGTTTTGTCCGGATTGCAGGCTTACTGTTAGTCCTAACCTATCATTTCTTTAAAAACACCTATCCTGGAGGCTTTATTGGCGTAGATATCTTCTTTACCTTCTCAGGATTCTTAATTACCGCTTTAATGTTGGACGAGTTTGCAGCGACCCAACATTTTCAACTGTTGGCTTTTTATCGCCGGCGTTTCTATCGAATTGTCCCGCCATTGGTCTTGTCAATTTTAGTGGTCGTGCCCCTCACCTACTTGATCAGCCCAAATTATATTACGGGACTTGGCAAACAAATTGCCGCGGCTATCGGTTTTACGACGAATTATTTTGAAATCATGACGGGAGGCAGCTATGAATCCAAGTTCATGCCACATCTCTTCGTACATACTTGGTCACTAGCCGTTGAAATGCACTTCTACCTAATTTGGGGCTTCCTAATGGCGATTTTTACCCAAATCATTCGCCGCTTTAACTTCGACAATGCCCGTAAAGCCCAAATCTTTCGTCTGAGTGTTGGCATCGTCTCACTCATTTTGGCGCTTGAGAGTTTCACTGCCATGGCAATCGGGAGTGCCGGGCTCACTGATTTCTCAAAAGTTTACTTTTCAAGTGTCACACATAGCTTCCCATTTTTCGTTGGCGCCTTACTCGCCAGTTTTACTGGTATCAAGTCGATTCCACGAGCCTTTGAGCGACTAATGGCCCATGCGAATGCTTTCGTCGTCAGTTTTGAACTCATTTTGACCTTTGCTGTCCTAGGTCTTTTAGGCTTACGGTTACAATTTTCAAGCCGCGCGACTTATACTGGCGGTATTTTATTGGCAAGTCTACTAGCCGCCCTGGCAATTCTTTTGGCGCGAATGCTCCATCACTGTACGCCCAATCAGCAAGAACCGCGCTGGGCAACTTTTATCGCTGACATCAGCTACAGTCTGTACCTCTATCACTGGCCATTATTCGTCATCTTCTCACAACTCGTCAGTGTCCCTTGGGCAGTCGTCATTACGCTGGTTATTGGCATCCCTTGCTCGGCGTTGTCCTATTACATCATCGAACCGTTGATTGCCGGTAAACAGCCCCACGCATTGCACAATTTTCACGACTTACGTCCCTTAAAACAAGGGTTGTTGGCCGCAACCGTTGCCTTGATGGCCGTGACCGGTTACACCGCCTACCACGCACCGGTCCTGACTGGTCTGGAACGTCAACTGTGGATTGGTGGTATTTATCAAGCTGCTGACCAGATGACGACCACCAAAAACGTGGTGATGGCCGCTGTAAAACAGCACAAGGTTAAACTTAATGCCACTGCAAAAATTCAAGCACCAAAAGGCGTCTCAATTATTGGCGATAGTGTCACGCTGGGGACCCGCGATTATCTTGGCAAACATGTCGCTGACAGTACGATTGACGCCAAAGGTGAACGAACCATGGATCTCGCGTACCAAGTTATGATGACCCAGCAGAAGAACCATGTTTTACGCCAAAATGTGGTCATTTGTATCGGTACCAACGCCCTAGACGGCTGGCAAGCACAACTTGATCACCTCATCCGTGATTTAGAACCCGGCCACCATCTCATTTTAGTCACCCCTTATGATCAACGGGCAACCCCGGATTGGAATTCATCTAAAGTGGCCGATTATGAACGCACCTTGCCGGCTAAATTTGATTTCATCACGGTTTCGGACTGGCAGCGATTAGCCGCAAAACATCCAGAAGTCTTCAAGGGGACTGATGGCGTTCATTTTGCTGGTCGTGAAAGTGGCGACATCATCTACGCGCAAGCGGTAAACGACGGCTTAAAAGCCGCTGCCAAAACACCGTTGAAAAAGTAG
- a CDS encoding MORN repeat-containing protein: MKKRWLFEGLVVLTLIGLANFSLSTSKQQQAHYTLDHQRIIYDGGMLKNKFNGQGKLKLANQDYYVGHFKNGQFSGHGNFKSHKNWQYQGNFTAGVPDGKGVLTTANKKTYRGLFNKGELVHAD, translated from the coding sequence ATGAAGAAACGTTGGCTATTCGAGGGGCTAGTTGTGCTGACTTTGATTGGGTTAGCAAACTTTAGCTTGTCGACATCAAAGCAACAGCAAGCCCATTATACTTTGGATCATCAGCGAATCATTTATGACGGTGGCATGCTGAAAAACAAATTTAACGGTCAAGGAAAATTAAAATTAGCCAATCAAGATTATTATGTTGGTCATTTTAAAAATGGCCAATTTTCTGGTCACGGCAATTTCAAATCTCATAAGAATTGGCAATATCAAGGAAATTTCACAGCTGGCGTCCCTGATGGCAAAGGTGTCTTAACCACTGCTAACAAAAAAACTTATCGCGGTCTTTTTAATAAAGGGGAACTCGTTCATGCGGATTAA